In Alnus glutinosa chromosome 7, dhAlnGlut1.1, whole genome shotgun sequence, the sequence TCAATTTCAAAGCAATTTAAAACATGTAAATTTAAACTGAAACATTGAAAGTTTTACATTGATTCAAACATTCATAATGTTAACAAGCTATCAAACTTACAACTTAATATTtaaacttaaaacttacaatttacaacttaaaacttacaaattacaataacTTCCAAATAACAAACTacattaatttacaaattacaacttacaaaatacaaattaaaaattacaaactacaaacaacaaattaaaacttacaagttGCGACTCACTTCAATGACTTCATAAAGCCAACATTCAACAACAAATTCCAGATTACACATTCTCAAGAGttccaacattaaaaaaaagacaatataTAAGAATTCTCAAGAATTCCAAGTATTTTAATTTTCCAACACATCCAAGTATCCATCAATGATCTATCCAAGCTTCAAGCTAACAAGAttttcaagaatttcaaatttccaaAACATCCAAATACACAAACATAGAAAACAACATGAACTAGAAATCTAAGTTATCTAAGTTATCTAAGTTCTAACTTCTAACAATAAACTAGCAAGTATAGcattcacaaaaacaaatccAGTAGCATTTCCATGTGGATGGATAGTCCCCATCTCAAGAATTCCAACAAAAACTAGTCAATAGTTAACCTACCAAGGCTGCCAGCTTGCAAAGCTTCAAGCTAACAATATAACATCTTAACATacacaaaataacataaactaGTAAACTACACAGTCTACACTACAGAAcacaagcattaaaaaaaattaagtccaATTGTTAAGCTTACAAAATAAACAAGTTTAAATACATGGCACTATGGCAGTGTAGCAAATCCCCCAGGAGGCAAGGATTAACTTCTTCACCTGTTTATTACACATTTACaagagaataagaaaaaattagtaagaaattaattataataataaaaaaaagcatgtaaacAGAACATAATCAATGTATAACCAGTGTATAAATGAGtctaaaattaccattaaataaAGTATAAtcaacttaccatgagcttacaaaatactaacaaaaacttCCCCCAAATACAACACTTCCAGAATAGTTTCAATCTATTGGATTAGATAACGTAGAAGACTTATCGGCTAGTGATAACACCGAAGTATTCGAGTTAGAATAGGGTTCTTTCTCTGTTGATAAACTCTAGACTAGTTGAGTTGTGTTCAACTAGGTCTCTAGAGTTATACTAGACTAGTTGAGTTGTTATAAACTAGGTCTCTAGAGATATAAGATAACTTAGAGAGTTTGTGTTTTAGTCAAATACATGTAAATCACATCTAGAGTTTATCTAGATGATTCGGTTCTCTATATAAACAAACACACTGCAGTACATTAAAGTATGCAGATTATTCCAAACATCATGTaattctatatggtatcagagccattgaaAGACAAACGTCTATGGCTATCCCAACTTCTGAAACCGAATCCACCCAAACCTCAAACCCACCTCCTCTCTCCATCACGGTTACCCCTTCTGCACCATTACCACATATCCACAATGTTCATCATCATATCTCCGAAAAACTCACCCAAGAAAACTATATCCTATGGCAATTTCTTATGGTTCCTTTTCTAGAAGGCCAAAACTTGTTCGGTTATGTTGATGGCACAATTCCGCAACCTCCCAAGCTTATTCCTGATAGTACCTCTGGTCTTCTCATTCCCAATCCTGCTCACTTATCCTGGTTTCATCAAGATCGAATGATCTTTAGTGCAATTATTTCCACCCTGTCCGTTGACACCCTACCCCATGTAATCGGCCTCACTACATCTCGTGATGTCTGGACTACATTGGAAACATTATTTGCTGCTCAGTCTCAATCTCGTATTCTCCAACTTAAGCAGCAGCTCTCAAATCTGAAGAAAGGTGCTCAATCTGTCTCTGCCTATTTCCAGAAAGCTCAAGGCTTAGCCAATCTTCTGGCCGCTATTGGCAAGCCCATTGACAATTCTGAACTCATCTCCCACATCCTTGCTGGCCTGGGTGTCGATTATGACCCACTTGTTACCTCTGTCACTACAAGGCAAGACTCGATCCCTCTCACTGATCTCTATGGCTACATGTTGTCCTATGAGCAGCGTCTTGAAGCCCACAAATCAGCACTTGAAGTCAACATCTCTACTGCCAACATGGCTCAAAGGCAGAACCCATCCTATTCACGGAACAATCGGGGCTCTCGCAACTTCAACTTCTCTCGGGGCAGGGGGCGTGGCCGTGGTCGTGGACCACCTCATCAACACTTTTCTGCTCCTGGCCAATTCCAACGTCCGATCTGTCAAGTATGCCACAAGCAAGGCCACACGGCTGCAACCTGTTGGTATCGGTTTGAGCAAGGATATCAGGCTGAAAATTCCCAAATGAATGCCAACTTGGCTGCTGTTTCTTCTGCATCAGATTCTCAATGGTATCATGACACTGGCTCCAATGTCCACCTCACCAATGATTTCTCCAATCTCAACATGCATGCTGAGGAATACAATGGCAATGACCAGATCCGAGTAGGCAATGGGCAAGGTTTGCAAATTTCAAATTCTGGTCGTGGACTCTTACCCACTCCATCACGTAACTTTcacttattttctctctttcatgtTCCTCAAATACAGAAAAATCTTATCTCTGTTAATCAATTCACACGTGATAACAATGTCTTTATTGAATTCCATCCTACTTTTTTCTGTGTTAAGGACCTTCGAACTCGGCAGCTCCTCCTCCAAGGCCCGAGTAAACTTGGCCTCTATCCATGGccatcctcttcctcttccctgTCCAGGAGTCTTGCTGCCTTCATTGGTGAAAAGGTTCCCCTAGATCAGTGGCATCTCAGGCTTGGTCATCCTGCATCTCCCATTGTCAATCAAGTTGTTCAATTCCACAAGCTCCCAGTGTCTCCAGCAAAGTCTTCCTCCATATGCTCTCCATGTCAACAAGGGAAAAGTCACCGTTTCCATTTTAGTTATTCCCCTTCAATTTCAAATAGTCCTCTCCAATTGTTGTTTCTTGACGTTTGGGGCCCTGCCTCTGTAACTTCTGTAAACAACAACCGTTTTTATTTaagtgtggttgatgatttCAGCAAATATACATGGCTTTTCCCACTTGCATCTAAATCTGAAGTTTGTGCAACCTTTCTTCGTTTCAAACAACTTGTTGAAACATTCTTTAACACTAAAATCAAATCGGTTCAAAGTGATAATGGTGGTGAATTCCTCCCACTTCAAAAATCCCTCAATTCCATGGGAGTTTCTTATAGGCTAAGCTGTCCTTACACCCATCATCACATGGGAACCGTCGAAAGAAAACATCGCCACATAGTTGAAACTGGATTATCTCTTCTTGCTACGGCTAGTGTTCCATTCACCTTTTGGGATACAGCCTTTGAAACAGCAACCTACCTCATCAATCGACTTCCCTCTAAAATCACCAAGAAAAAGTCTCCTTATGAGTGTCTATTTCATAGCATTCCCGATTACAAATACTTGAAAATTTTTGGTTGTGAATGCTGGCCATTTCTTCGACCATATAACTCCTCCAAACTTTCTTTTCGTTCCTCCTCTTGCGTGTTTATTGGATATAGCAAAAACCATCTTGGCTATAAATGCCTTCATATTCCTTCCGGTAAAGTTTACATTGCAAGACACGTTGTCTTCAATGAAAATAGTTTTCCATTCTTAACTTCCAAGTTAaacacctcctcctcctctcctcAGATATCTTCATCTCTATTGGTTCCTTATGTCCCCTCATCAATTCCTCCAACCTCTAGTTCCTCTCAGAATTCACCCAGTATTCCTCCTTCATCAACTTCTGCATCATCTCCCATAGAACCTCTCACTACCTCTCCCCCTCTTCAACCTACAGTCACTTCTGAATCTCCCTCTAGTTCCGAGTCAACTCCTTCACCTGAACCCCTGCCTATCCTTCCAGCTCGAGTCCATGGCATGACCACTCGGTCTCAGAATTTGATTCACAAACCCTACACATTCACTGATGGCAGAGTGAAGTATCCACCTCCTCGAGCTCTTACAGCCACTATAGCAGCACATGAAGATGAACCCACTTGCTATTCTCAAGCAAGTAAAAATCCTGAGTGGCGTGCAGCAATGAACAACGAATTTGATGCTCTTCTCAAAAATGGAACATGGTCCCTTGTTCCATTCTCCCCACAAATGAATGTCGTTGGTTCAAAATGGGTTTTCAGGATTAAAAGGAAAGCTAATGGGGATATTGAACGCTACAAGGCTCGTCTAGTAGCCAAagggtttcatcaacaaccCGGGATTGACTTTGCAGAAACTTATAGTCCAGTGGTTAAACCTATCACTATTCGTACTGTGTTGTCTATAGCTGTTTCTGCAGGTTGGGAGATTCGACAAGTAGATGTCAGCAATGCCTTTCTCCATGGCCTTCTTCAAGAGACTGTATATATGGCTCAACCCCCTGGATTTCAGCATCCTCAATATCCAGCTGCTGTTTGCAAGCTACATAAAGCCatctatggcttaaaacaagcacCACGTGCGTGGTTTTCGCGTCTAAGTGCTCGGTTGATTGATCTGAAATTTACAAGCTCCAAGTCAGACTCATCGTTGTTTATCTACAATGCTAAAGGGATCACTATCTTTGTGCTCATATACGTTGACGACATCATCATTACCGGCTCCCATCCAGACACCATATCTCAGCTCATCACAGATCTTCACGACTCCTTTGCACTCAAGGATCTCGGTCGTCTCAATTTCTTTCTTGGTGTTGAAGCTACATGGCACCCGGATGGTCTTCATCTTTCACAACAAAGATACATCCATGATCTTCTCACAAAGACAAATATGCTCCTTGCCAAACCAATATCTACTCCCTTATCGGCCTCAACCACTCTCAGTCGGTTTGAAGGATCAACTATCACAGACCCAACCTCATATCGGAGCACAGTAGGGTCTCTTCAATATCTATCTCTCACTCGACCTGACATTGCTTTCGCCGTCAACAAAGTCTCACAGTTTATGCAAGATCCTAGGGACTCTCACTGGTCTGCAGTAAAGCGCATCCTGCGCTACCTGAAATCCACAATCTCTCATACATTTTGCATTCACAAGAACTCCTCCAAGCAACTCACTGCCTACTCAGATTCAGATTGGGCCAGCTGTCCAGATGACAGGCGTTCCACCTCCGGCTATTGTGTTCTCCTTGGGAAAAATATTCTTTCATGGAGCTCCAAGAAGCAACCAACAGTTTCACGCTCCAGTACTGAATCTGAGTACAAAGCTATTGCCAATGCAGCTGCTGAATTAACATGGATTCAAACTCTACTTCATGAACTTGGTGTTACATCTCCTACGCAACCAGTATTGTATTGTGATAACATTGGTGCCACCTACCTAGTCTCAAATCCTATCTATCATGCTCGCACAAAGCATATAGAAATTGACTATCATTTCGTCCGGGATATGGTTGCCAAGAAGACTCTACAAGTTTGCTTCATCTCTGGGAAAGATCAGCTAGCCGACATCCTTACAAAGTCCCTTGCTGCTGCCAGATTCAACATGCTTCGATCCAACCTCAACGTGCAACTTCCCACgtcgagtttgagggggcgtattggATTAGATAACGTAGAAGACTTATCGGCTAGTGATAACACCGAAGTATTCGAGTTAGAATAGGGTTCTTTCTCTGTTGATAAACTCTAGACTAGTTGAGTTGTGTTCAACTAGGTCTCTAGAGTTATACTAGACTAGTTGAGTTGTTATAAACTAGGTCTCTAGAGATATAAGATAACTTAGAGAGTTTGTGTTTTAGTCAAATACATGTAAATCACATCTAGAGTTTATCTAGATGATTCGGTTCTCTATATAAACAAACACACTGCAGTACATTAAAGTATGCAGATTATTCCAAACATCATGTAATTCTATACAATCCACTTCCATACCAAGTATACGCTTAAACCGAACAAAAAAATAGatgagttatttttttcaaggcaAAGTACAgaatagcaaaataaataaataaaaaatatattagaatttgatttcattaactataacaaagaaaatactCCACAATCCAACATTAAGGTAAGTCAATTTCCACCAAAGAAGGTTCatccaactacaaaaaaaacaaagaacattgGTTACTAACTTACTAtttatttaagggaaaaaataaaCTCATTTAGCAACacacaaaatactaacaaaaacttCCCCCAAATACAACACTTCCAGAATAGTTCCAATCCACTTCCATACCAAGTATCTGcttaaaccaaacaaaaaagtagatgagttatttttttcaaggcaAAGTAcagaataacaaaataaataaataaaaaatatattagattttgatctcattaactataacaaaaaaaatactccacaatCCAGCACTAAGGCAAGTCAATCTCCACCAAAGAAGGTTCatccaactacaaaaaaaacaaagaacattggttactatttatttaagggaaaaaataaaCTCATTTAGCAACACACctacaaattataatactcacaTTAGAAGATTTACTAAGTCCATGTAGTGCTCGAACCCAATCAGCTCCACACAGCagaatctcaacagttttagtAGATAAAGATGCACGATAGGGATCAATGACCCTTCCACCAGCACTAAATGTTGATTCTGAACTCACTGTAGTGATAGGAATTGAAAGGATGTCCCGTGCCATCTTAGATAAAATGCGGTACTTAAGTTGATTGGATTTCCACCACTCCAAAGCATCAAACTTCAAATCAGCACCCTCATCACAGATATAAACATCTTCTTCCAAATATATTTCCAGATCCGACTTCACAGGTTGAAAGGTATCAACACTTCTTACAAAAGAGTTAAACATAGCCATTCCACTTTTAGTGCTCCTTTGAACACCACTAGATGAACCATCACTTGAAGATGAAGCAGAATTAGAATTACTTTGATGCCCACGGTTTGGGGCAGCAGATAAGTTGTGGGCATCAACATACTCACCATACAACTCATTTAAGATACTATGTACCTTTTCAACATTTCTAGTGGCTTCAGGCTCTTCATAAATTTCAGGGAAACAAAATTGTATAAGTTTCAACTTAAACCTTGGATCCAAAACAGCACCAATAGCCATGAGCAGATTGCATTCCCCCCAGTAtttatcaaatttcaaatacatTTTTTCTGCCATTGTTCTTACATAAACATTGGCATCCTTAGATTTTTTACCCAACACATCTCTTATTCTCCAAACCTCAGGAAGAAATAAATTAGAAGTTGGGTAGTTACTCCCTGATACTATCTTTGTCACCTCATTAAAAACCTCTAAAACATGACAAACATTATCAACTTTAACCCAATCATCAACACTTGACACCCAACGAAAGCTTTGATCCCTATCTTCATACCTTGGGAACACCTCCCTAAACTCTAATGCAGCAGACAACATCATATAAGTGCTATTCCACCTAGTAGGAACATCTAAAATCAGTTTCTTATAGGACAATTGTAACTGCTTTGCAATTTCAGCAAATTGCTTCAACCTACCCTTCGATGCAACTATATACTTTATACCATCCCTAACACAATCCACAATATCTCCAATTTGACTAATACCATCTTGCACCAACAGATTAGTAATATGAGCACAGTAACGTACATGAAAGAGTTGTCCCTTAACAGCTAATgtctttttcaaagaaaaatcatcTTTTAAAATTCGAATGGCCACATCATTGTTTCTTGCATTGTCTACTGTTATTGTAGATACCTTATTCTCAATTCCCCACTCAATAAAACTCTTTTGAAGTGCATCAGCAATTATAACACCACTATGAGGGGGTGGgacattaaaaaagttcaaaacacGTTTTTGTAAATGCcaccaaaaatcaacaaaatgacATGTAACTACCATATAAGACACTCTCTGACCTGAGGTCCACATATTAGTAGTTATGTTTACTTTGTTAACATTTCTCAACAAATTTttcagcttctttttctttatttcatagGTAGATATACAATACTTTTAGCAATTGCACGTGATATCTTTTGCCAATAAGGAGTGTTAGCTCTCATAAACTTGTTAAACAAAACATGTTCCACTACCATAAAAGGATACTCATGGTAAAGTATCATATGAGAAGCAAGCTCTCGTACCTTCTTATGATCATAAGTAAAACATGATGCGGAGCCCACACTGCTACAATCAGAGTCAAATGTAATCACCTTCTACTTCTTGCTAGCTGCTATGCGTGGAATACAGCTATTCAAGTGCCTATGAAATTGAGTTGTGGCCCCCGAAGCAGGAATGCCAAGGATAGATTTATAGTGAATGCACTGAGCTTTCTTCACACCAGATTGCAGTAATTCCTTAAAGTCCTTCCAAATTGGAGAGGTCCTCTTCCTTGGCTTCCTTTCATAAGCATGCTTTTGAGGATCATTATCCTCCTGAACCTCCTCAGCCGCACAAGCACTTTCCCCACTGGGGATATGCTGGACAGCATCTCCATCAGGTGATTCAAGACTTGTAagtccatcatcatcatctgatGCAATATTCATCAGATTTAGGTTCACATCAAGTAAACCTTCGTCTACATTAACTATCAACTCGTCCATGGACAGAGAGTGGTAGCAAACTACATTACAATAATAAACACAGACTACAGTTACATAAAGATATACAgagtattaaataaaacagaatgaataataaatcaaacctaaaaatttaaatagcatcatgttcacactacaaattaaaacctaaataaaATCATAGTATATTATACAGagtattaaataaaatagaatgtataattaattaaacctaaaaatttaaatagcatcatgttcatactacaaattaaaacctaaatgataatcatgaaacatcaaaatgtatcatttttcatgaatttctcAGAACCCAAACAGAGACAGAGAGCTGAAAAAAATCATTGTGTATTATCTAgagtattaaataaaacagaatgtatgataaatcaaacctaaaaatttaaatagcatcatgttcatactacaaattaaaacctaaatgaTAATCATGAAACATCAAAATGTATCCTTTTTCCCGAATTTCTCATAAACCAAACAGAGACAGAGAGCTGaaaaaatcataatatattatacagagcattaaataaaacaaaatgaataataaatcaaacctaaaaatttaTATAGCATCATGTTCATACATTAATACCTAAATGATAAACATGAAACATCAGAATGTATCGTTTTTCTAGAATTTCTCAGAACCCAAACATAGACAGAGagctgaaaaaaaaatcatagtatATTATACAgagcattaaataaaacagaatgaataataaatcaaacctaaattgTCATAAGACCCTAAAATCAATTTATGATCGAACATCAAACAATTGAAACAAATCAATTAATCAAACAAGGAAAAAGCTCTctgttttctgaaaaatggataaatgagaaaaaatgatttttttttttgcctttcttGGTTACCTTAGACCCAAGACTTAGGGCAAGAGATATGGCAAGAAAGAGTGAGAGAAGATGAATAAAATCAGAAGATAGGCTAAAAGGATGAAGGAGAAAAAGAGATTCACCAAAAAAATCGGAAGGCCTTTGAAATTTTTGGACAAAGCACTCAAATCTTAGAGTTCTTTCTACAGGAGAGGAACCGAACCGActaaacaaagaacaaagagtaaataacaaaaaaatatatatatttatacaaccCATAAGCTGATGAAGCTGAAGATGCGAATCGTGGTGTGGGTTGTCGTCCTCATGCTCAAGATTTGACTGAAAATACTAGATGTGAAGCCTCAAGATCTACTGGTACAGAGAGAGGATGAGAGAGGCTGAGAGAGGGGTTGAGAGAATATGGAGGAAAAGCTGCTGGCGGTGAGGGTTAGAGTCTTAGAGACGTTtgtgagagagatgagatcaaATCTCATTAAATGCAACAGGTGTGTGGTTGAGAGCATTTACTCTCCTTGAGTCTGTCGAGGTGAGAAACGAAGAGTtgagaagaaacaaagaaagtgaGCGGCggaaatgacaaaaatgagagaaactcagaa encodes:
- the LOC133873231 gene encoding zinc finger BED domain-containing protein RICESLEEPER 2-like is translated as MVVTCHFVDFWWHLQKRVLNFFNVPPPHSGVIIADALQKSFIEWGIENKVSTITVDNARNNDVAIRILKDDFSLKKTLAVKGQLFHVRYCAHITNLLVQDGISQIGDIVDCVRDGIKYIVASKGRLKQFAEIAKQLQLSYKKLILDVPTRWNSTYMMLSAALEFREVFPRYEDRDQSFRWVSSVDDWVKVDNVCHVLEVFNEVTKIVSGSNYPTSNLFLPEVWRIRDVLGKKSKDANVYVRTMAEKMYLKFDKYWGECNLLMAIGAVLDPRFKLKLIQFCFPEIYEEPEATRNVEKVHSILNELYGEYVDAHNLSAAPNRGHQSNSNSASSSSDGSSSGVQRSTKSGMAMFNSFVRSVDTFQPVKSDLEIYLEEDVYICDEGADLKFDALEWWKSNQLKYRILSKMARDILSIPITTVSSESTFSAGGRVIDPYRASLSTKTVEILLCGADWVRALHGLSKSSNLDEPSLVEIDLP